ATAATGTCATGGCGGCAATTGCCGAGCATCTTGCCGGACGTTTATCAATTGAGCAGTTAGCTGAATGGGCGTTCGATCACTTTTACAGCCTCGAACAGGGTGAAGTGACTGTTCCGGCAGGTGAGGAGTCGCTTATCCGCGAGGTGCTGGACGAGCTGATGTTTGCCGATAGCGATGTTTGTTCGTTATCGGCCCATGAATTACAACAGTTGATGGAACGATTGGCACAGGTATGAAAATCCAACCACATCCCCGCTTACGCGGCATGATGGTCGGCGACGAAGTCTATTCATACCACTACAATCTGGCTGCAAAAGTAGCCGATATCTTTCCAGCCGCTGTCTGTGTTCGGATCGGTGTCCTCTCCACCGAATCACCGATGGAGCTGAGTCACACACCACAGTTGTGGCGAGCCGATGAAATCGAGAATTTGTCGGTTTGCCGTTACTGTGGTACACGTGACGGTGTGCGGGTGGTGAGTGACCGGGGCATTCCTTTTCGGGTGTGCGTTCAGTGTTTGCCGCCTGACGCAGAATGAGAACGCCGCGGTATTTCCGCAATCTACCCCTCTACCAGCACCATCGTCAGAGTGGGCATGGTTGCGGTCCTTGAGATACCTGCCCTATTGCGGGTATAGGAATCTGGCATTGTTCTCATCAAACTCACGTATGCCAACACAACGTGAGCGAAGGTTGCCTGGTATCAAATCTAAAAATACAGTGCATGGCCCGCAATTCAAAACGTGCTCTTCCACTACTCCCTCGTTCGCCACATCTCTCGTATGGTAATGCGAACAATCCGTAGGGGCGGGTTTTGAACCCGCCCCCTACGGAAACCTGCTCATCCGTATTATGTAGATGACACCTACGGATTGTTGCGGAAAAGATGAATTGTCATCATTCACCGCATATTCGGTGACAGGCAGTGATGTTATCACTCAAGATTTGCTGTCATACCATCACCACGATGCATAGCAGCGTAACAGCCGGTACAGCGTCGAGACAGCTTTATTCCCCTTTGCGGAGCCACTTGACCATCTGCCAGCCACCCGGCAGTGCAATCGCAGCAAGGACGATCTTGAGCGCATCACCAGGCAGGAACGGCAATACACCCTTCAACAAGGCATTTTCAAACCCAATGAAGAAGCCCAACCACGTTGCGCCAATCGCGTAGATCAACAAGTTCGCTAACACCATGACGGCCACTGCCGGCATAAAGCGACGATCCCAGCCACGGTCGGCCAGCCAGCCACACAGTGCTGCCGCCAACGGGAAAGAAATCAAATAGCCACCCGTCGCCCCCACAAGGTGCGTGTACCCGCTTGAACCACCGGCAAAGAAGGGCAAGCCAATGACACCTTCAAGCAGATAGAGCAAGAGCGCCAGCAATCCCAAACGCGGCCCCAGCAGACTCCCGACCAGCAAGACACCGAATGTCTGACCGGTAATCGGTACGGGCGAGAAAGGCAGCAGCGAGATACGAATCTGCGCACTCAGTGCTACCAGCAGACTTCCCAGCACAACCAGCAGCGTATCAGCGACCCAGGCCTTTGCCAGCCAGCCTCGACGTGGTAAAACCGCCTGCGCCAGTGTCCCCGTTGTGGTCAATGTCTGATTCATGACACCTCCACTCAGTACAGCGTACTTCTTCCCTCTCTGAAAGACCTGATGATCCGATGGCACACTATCCATGACCACCGCTAACCAGGTACATCACATCGGTGCTGATAGTATATCCGATCTTGTACCGGTGCAGTAACAGGCGTTCTACCACGAGAGAAGCGTTAGATCAGGTTCCTGGATCAATACCCGCTTAATCCACACAATGATGGCTCAACCTCCAGTTCCAAAGCCTCTTCATCAGTCAGAGGTTGCAGCCCCAAATTGACACGCCAGAAGGTATCGACCGCTGCCGGCAGCTCTGATGATGGCGTGGTCACCATTGGCAGCAACGACGCTGCACTGTCAACCTGCAACGCCGGATGCTGTGCGCGCAGCGCAGCAAACGGTGCGGCTACTACACCATCGGATCGGGTTTCAGCCAGACTCAGGAATGAAGATGGTAGTATCAGCGTCCGATCATCGACCAGCGTCGGCAGAACTTCCTGCAAACTACGGAAGAGCAACGCTGTCCATTCCTGGGCATGACCACCGAGGTCGGTACGACCACATCCATTCAGAAGCAGGGCATCACCGGTCAACAAGAAGCGATCACCCATTGGCGAGATCACGCGGTAGACCAGATGACCGGGTGTGTGACCGGGGAACCAGTGGGCTTCGATCAATAATTGCCCCAGTGCTACCCGTTCACCGCCAAGCAAGGGGACATACGTCAGATGAGCCGGCGATAGGGTTCGTGGATGAAGGGCATCGTAGGGATGCATCGCCAGTAACGCCTTCCGCTCACCGGCCAGCGCTGCTCCACCCGACAGCCGCCCTGCTGCGAGATGGGTTAACAATACCCGTGTTATGTCGGCGTCAGCCGCAGCAGCCACCTCCTGATACAGGTGAATATGGCGACCAGGATCAACGACAGCAGCTTCACCGGCACTGATGATCACATAACTGAGATCACCACGCGCCGGGCGGATGATCTGGATAATGCGTCCCCAACCGGCATTAACCACATCGCGAACATCGTAGAAATCAAGCCAGGCTTGAAATCCGCCACGCAGGTAGCGGGTGGCAATCCCACGAGCGGCTAACAGTTCGGCGACATACTGCGATGAACCTTCTTTAGCGCAAATAACTGTCAGGAGTTGATCCGTCGGCACCTGGGCTACCGCACTCTCTTCATCTTCGATAAACGCAAAGTACGGAATGTTGAGGGTTGGTACCGGGTATCGCCCACGTATCCGATTGCGGGCATATTCCAGTTCATTCCGCACATCAAGAATAAACAGGGGTTGTCCGGCCAGGAGTTCGGCATACAATTCCGCCGGTTCTAAGACACTAAGCCCGGATGGCGGATAGTTGAGAGTTGTCATTGTACGCTCCTTTGCGTTGGTTGATTGTGCAGGCAAATACAACGTTAAGATGAGTGTAGAGGTTGCAACACGGTGAAACAAGTACAATCCAGGTGACCTGAGTTGTCGTTTGTTTCTCGAATATATCATTGGGCAGGCGCACCGGCTCAGCAGGTTTTGAACCCGTCGCCATACCATACCCGGCAAGACTGCGACTCAGGCCGCCCGCATACCTCGCCTGATCACAATCCACCGCTCAGAATGGCTGCACAACCCTATACCTGTTCCAGCCTAGAGCCTGCCAGCCCCTCACGCAGTCACCCCATATATCGCAAAGACGCGATATAATACAAAGTACCGGAGGTCAGTCTCATAACCAGTGAGGAGTGCGCGGTGAGCGTCTATAATCCCAATGATGCCGATTTTGCGTTTACGCTTGGGATCGAAGAGGAGTACCAGATTGTTGATCCCGAAACACGCGAGTTACGCAGTTACATTACGCAAATTCTTGAGCCGGGCCGTACCATTCTACGCGAGCAGATCAAGCCAGAGATGCACCAGAGCATCGTTGAGGTAGGCACACGTCCCTGCCGCACGATCAGTGAGGCAAGAGCGGAAATTGTTCGTCTGCGGAGTGCGATTGCCGGCCTGGCAGCACGTCATAACTTGCGGATTGTCGCTGCCGGTACCCATCCCTTCTCCTCGTGGATGCAGCAAGAGATCACGCCCGATGAACGCTACCATATGGTCGTGGGCGAGATGCAAGACGCAGCGTTACAACTGCTGATCTTCGGTATGCACTGCCACATCGGGATGCCAAATAACGAGGTTGCAATTGAGCTGATGAATGTGGCCCGCTACATCTGCCCGCACTTACTGGCCCTGAGCACCTCTTCACCGTTCTGGATGGGACGCAATACCGGCTTTAAGTCCTACCGCAGTGTTATCTTCAGCACCTTCCCGCGCACCGGGATTCCGCCAACCTTCCACTCAGCCAGCGAGTTTGAACGGTACGTTCAATTGCTGGTCAATACCGGCTGTATCGATAACGGCAAGAAGATCTGGTGGGATCTCCGCCCGCACCCCTTCTTTGGCACACTCGAATTCCGCGTCTGCGACATTGCCACGAAAGTCGAAGAGTGTCTGGCCCTTGCCGCAACCATGCAGGCCCTGATCGTGAAGTTCTATACCATGTTTGAAGAGAACACGACCTTCCGCGTCTATCGCCGCGCCCTGATCAACGAGAACAAGTGGCGCGCTCAGCGTTGGGGGTTAGACGGGAAGCTGATCGATTTCGGCAAACGAAAAGAGGTTGAGGCAAAGGCGCTGGTGCACGAAATCGTCGAACTGGTCGACGATGTGGTTGACATGCTGGGGTCGCGACGTGAGGTAGAATATCTGCTCAAGATCGTCGAAAACGGCACCAGTGCTGATCGACAGTTGCGTGTCTTCGCCGAAACCAATGATCTCAAGGCAGTGGTTGATAATTTGATGGTGGAGACGATGGAAGGTGTGCCGGCGATGGCATTTGAGGCGGATGTGCAAAGCCAGGCAGCGCATAGCTAGGCCAGCATACTAGAGAGGATTTCAACATGGACGTTGAATTAACCCCAGAACAGCAGTTTATTCGGCAAACGGTGCGTGAATTCGCCGAAAAAGAGATCGCGCCGAAAGCGCGATATGTCGATGAGCATAGTGCATTTCCAAGCGAAACCTTCGCCAAAATGGCCCAGCTCGGCCTGATGGGGCTGCCTTTTCCCGAAGAGTACGGCGGTGCCGGTGCCGATAGTGTCAGCACCGCTATCGCCATCGAGGAAGTTGCTCGCTGCTGTGGCAGCACGGCGCTTGCCTACGCTGCCCATCTCGGTCTGGGTAGTGCCCCAATTGCGATGTTCGGCACTGAAGAACAGAAACGGCGCTTTCTCGTACCGGCTGCCAAAGGTGAGTATCTGGCAGCGTTCGGTCTGACCGAACCGCACGCCGGTTCAGACGCCGGTGCCACACGCACCACTGCCCGCCTGGTCGGCGACGAGTGGGTGATCAACGGCCAGAAGATGTGGATCACGAATGCCCCCATCGCCGGCCACATCATCGTGACCGCCGTGACCGACCCCGATCTGGGTAAGAAGGGTATCTCGGCGTTTATCGTTCCCCGTGGCACCCCAGGGCTAAGCTTCGGCAAGCACGAACCGAAGATGGGGTTACGTGGTTCGGTAAGTACTGCGGTGATGCTTGACGATGTGCGTGTTCCCCGGGAAAATCTGCTCGGTGAGCGCGGACGCGGATTCATCCAGTTTTTACAGGTTCTCGACGGTGGTCGGATTGGGATCGGGGCGATGGCGATCGGCCTGGCTCAGGCCGCCTACGAGGCTGCGGTAGCCTATGCCCGCGAACGAACGGCGTTTGGCAAACCGATTGGCGCTCATCAGTCGGTTGCGAATATGATTGCCAATATGGCGGTTGATCTGGCCGCAGCACGTGCGCTGGTCTACGGCGCGGCCCGCCTGAAAGATGCCGGTCGCCCCTATACCCGCGAGGCAGCGATTGCCAAACTCTTTGCCTCGGAAGCGTCAGAGCGTATCTGTCGCGATGCCATTCAAGTCTTTGGTGGTTATGGCTACAGCCAGGAGTATCCGGTGGAACGTCTCTACCGTGATACCCGCCTGTTGACCATTGGCGAAGGAACGTCGGAAATCTTGCGTGGAGTTATCGCCCATTCCGTTCTTGGCCTGCGCGGATAGCAGCTTGTGCTACAATGGAGGAACGAACGATAGCTTGCTATTGCCTGTGAGGTCTCAGACGAGGAAGTAGTATGACGCAGAGCCAGCCCGAGACCGACCGCGCCGCTCCTGCTATTAATCCCGCAGATTTGCAGGCACTGATCGCGCAGGGACGGCAACAAGGCTTCGTTACATTTGAGGATATTCAGCGGCTGGTTCCCAACCCTGATGAGTCGATTGAATTGATCGACTCCATCTATGCCGCATTAGCCGAGGCCGGTGTTCCGGTTCAGGAAGGTGATGAAACAGCTCTGGACGATGAGCCGTCATCACCTGCCACAATGGACCTCGATCTCGATGACGAGTTGTCAGACGCATTGCTCAGCGATAGCGTCCGCCTCTATCTGCGCGAAATTGGTCAGGTTCCCCTGCTCACCGCAGAACAAGAGAAGCGACTCGCGCAGTTGATCGAGCAGGGCCAGGAGGCCGAGCGCAAGCTGGCGACGCTGCCACCCGATAGCCCGGAAGCAGCCCGCTTGAAACAATTGAAGGCGAAGGGTGAAGAGGCGCGACAGCAAATGGCAGCCGCTAATCTGCGCCTCGTGGTTAGTATTGCCAAACGCTACCGTGACCGTGGCCTGCCCCTCCTCGATCTCATTCAAGAAGGCAGCCTCGGATTACTGCGTGCCATCGAAAAATTTGATTACACCAAAGGCTACAAGTTCAGTACATACGCCACATGGTGGATCAAGCAGGCACTTTCCCGGGCCCTCGCCGATCAGTCACGCCTGGTACGACTCCCGGTGCATCTTGGCGAAACCCTTAACCGGATTCAGTCGGCCCGTCGGCAACTCACCCAATCGCTCGGTCGTGAACCAACCGATACTGAGCTGGCGAACCATCTTGGGATGAGCGAAGAGAAGCTGCGCGAGCTGCGCCGTACTGCCCAAGACCCGGTATCGCTGGCTACACCGGTCGGCGAAGAGGCCGACAGTACGCTGGCCGACTTCATTCCCGATCCGCACGCGCTCGATGCCGATGATGCTGCTGCCAGCGGCATGCTGCGCCAGCAGATTACGGCTGCTCTCGATCAGCTCAGCGAACGTGAGCGACGGGTGCTTGAGTTGCGTTACGGCCTGGTTGATGGTCAGCCGCGCACGCTCGAAGAGGTCGGTAAAGCGTTTGGCGTTACCCGCGAGCGGGTACGGCAGATTGAAGTCAAGGCGCTGCGCAAGTTGCGCCATCCACGGTTGGGCAAGCTGCTGAAGGATTACCTCGATCAAATTTGAGGGTTTGCGGGTACGTTGGGGCACGTCGCGACGTGCCCATATTTTATTGACAGGCTAGAACCTCCCAGCCTGCCGGTATGGCAGCGCAGAGTATGACCATCACGCACTGGATTGGGTGCCTTACCCACTCATCATGCGCGTGGCGCGGCGTTTGGCGTGCGGCAGCCATGCTGCCGCGCCAGCCGTACACACGATCCGGTGCGTGGCACACCGTTGACCCAAGCACGGAGTCGGTCAGTATTGAGTCTGGTTGCCTTGATCGCTTGTTATGCGCGTGGCGCGGCGTTTGGCGTGCGGCAGCCATGCTCACGATCCAGCGCGTAGCCCACCGTTGACACAAGCATAGACTCGGTTAGTATTGAATCTGGTTGCCTTGATCGCTTGTTATGCGCGTGGCGCGGCGTTTGGCGTGCGGCAGCCATACTGCCGCGCCAGCCGTGCTCAAGATTCGGCGTTTGTCAGGCCGTTGACCCTGTTGGTTTGAGGGATGCCGTGTTTGCCTGTCACGATCATGGGGTCGGTCAGTAATGGCGGGTTTCCAGCCCGCGCGCAGCCATCCCCGCCACCGCCGGATTACTTCCGTGCCAGATTAGCCGCCACCAGGATCGGATCCCAAACCGGCGCAAATGGCGGCGCATAGCTCAGATCAAGCTCAGCCAGATCATCAATCGTCCAGCCGGCTTGCAGCGCAGCCGCAATCGTGTCAATCCGCTTCGCCACACCTTCGCGACCAACCATCTGACCGCCTAGCAAACGGCGTGTATTCCGATCAAATACCAGCGAAACGGTAATCGGCTGATGGCCCGGCATATAGTGTGCCCGTGAGCCAGCTGTGGCCTGCACCGCCTCGGCGGCAAACCCCTCGGCCTGCGCCCGTGCCAGTGACAGCCCGCTCATTGCGGCCTCTAGCGCAAAGACCTTGACCGCTACCGTACCGACAATACCACCAAACCGGGCATCGCCACCCGCCAGATTCTCACCGGCCACACGCCCCTGCTTGTTGGCCGTAGTACCGAGCGGCATCCATACCGGTTTCTGAATCACCCGATGCCACGCTTCAGCCACATCACCCGCTGCCCACACCTGCGGAAGGTTGGTCCGCTGATGATCATCGACGGCAATCGCTCCGGTCGGCCCCAACCCGATCCCGGCAGCCTGGGCAAGCGCAACACCTGGTTTGACCCCAACGGCGAGAATCACAATCTCTGCCGGGATAGTCTGCCCTTCAGCGATAACCGCACGTACCCGTTCATCGCCGACAAGCCCCTGCACCGTCTGGTTCAAACGCAGATCCACCCCCTGTCGGATCAGCTCTGCCTCGATCTGGCTCGCCAGATCGGCATCCATAGCCGGTAGCACCTGGGGCAACCGTTCGATCAGGGTGAGCGATATGCCATGCGCGGCCAGCGCTTCAGCCATCTCTAACCCGATATACCCACCCCCGATAATCACGCCGCTACGCGGTCGTTGTTCGTTCAACCATTCCTTGATCGCCAGCGCATCCTCAACCTGACGCAGCGCAAAGACACCCGCCAGATCAATCCCCGGTAAAGGCGGACGACCAGGTTGCCCACCTGTCGTCACCACCAGGTCGTCCCAATGGTCAACAAACTCGCGTTCGCTGCGCAAATCCCGCACACGCACCGTCTGCCGGTCTGGATCAATCTCCAGCACTTCGTGTCGCACCAGGGCTTGAATGCCTTGCCTGGCGAATTGCTCTGGCGTGCGCACGATCAGGTCTTCAACCCGCGCAATCTCGCCCTTAATGGCATACGGAAAGCCACAGGCACCGTAGCTCACAAATCCCGACCGCTCATACACCACAATTTCAAGCGTTGGATCGGTGCGGCGGGCTTTGGCCGCTGCACTCATGCCTGCCGCCCCACCACCGATCACGACCACCCGTCGCCCCATTCAAATCCTCCGGGTTGCTGAACAGAAAACACCTTTGACTATAAAGATGCACTTGTCACCGCTCAGGTTACGTTTCCGCTCCCCACCAGCGCCAGCACCCCCAGCCCCAGCAACCCGATCAGACACCACGCCATCCCATCATACCCGATCCATCCCACCAGCACCCCTGCACCCACCGGCGCCACCGTGCGGGCCACGGTCAGCAGCGCATTTTGCAGCCCGCTGATCACACCGTAGTTTGCCACCCCGTACTGTTCGGCAATCAGCGCTGCCCGCATGATCGTTTGGGTACCGGCCCCCGCTCCAAACAGCGCCACATAGACCAGCACAGCGATAGGGTGGGTTGAGAGCGTCAGAATCGCCAGGCCAATCATCTGCAACCCAAACAGACCGCCGGTCACCAGCCAGCGCGGCCAGCGTTCGCCGAGAGGGCCGATCAACAGCCGACCGAGGAGCGACATCAAACCGTGCAGGCCGGCCATTGCCGAGGCGAAGGTAAGCTGTTCACCGCGACTGATCAGGTACGGAATGAGATGAACGGTCATAGCGACCGTCGCAAAGCTGCTGATCGCAAACGCAAGGCTGATCAGCCAGAAGCGCGACCTGGCAACCACCGCTCGCCATTGTAATGAAGGTTCAGGTGGATGATTGAGATGGGGGTTTTGAGATACACCATCAGGTTCCAGCCCAAGATCCGCCGGACGGCGGCGCAGTATCAGCGCGTGCGGTGGTATTGTCAGAGAGAGTATCAGCGCCAGGACGATCAGGGCCGAACGCCAGCCCAGCCAATCGACCAGCCAGCCGGAAAGCGGGATGAAGACGAAACTGGCCCACGCCCCGAAAAAGGTCAAAATCTGCAAGGCCCGACCCCGTTCGCGGCGAAACCAGGTTGCGACAATCGCAAAGGCCGGCTCGTAGAGCACAGCAGCACTCGCCAAACCAATCCCAGCCATCACCAGGTAGAGCTGCCCTGGCGTCGTGATTTGTGACCACACGACCAGCAGACCACATCCCAGACTTGAACCAGCCGTCATCAACCACCGACTACCGGCCCGGTCGAGCCACCAGCCCACCAGTGGCGCTGCCAGACCATTGGTCAGCAGCGCCACCGCATAACCGGTAGCGACGACCAGTTGATCAACCGCTAAATCACGGCTCATCGGCAAGATAAAGACGCTGTAGGCATAGTACAAAATGCCCCACGAAATAACCTCCGTGATCGAAACGGTCAAGAGCATGATCCAGCCGTAGTAGATACGACCGGAGTGTAAACGTTTTAACAGCATGAGCGTGATGTTGGCTGCAATTCAATCGTGGCGGAAAACGTATTTGGCACTGGCGAACAGCACACACTGCCATCAGCATCTGGCCCGCTACAAACCCCTGTTTCCGGTAACGTCAACTCAAGTCGCTGCGCAGCTTGCCAATCACCACACAGCGCCGCAGTCACCGAACGCACCTGTTCGTAGCCGGTCAGCAGCAAGAAGGTTGGCGCCCGCCCGTAGCTCTTCATCCCGACCACGAAAAAGTCCGGTTCTGGATGCTGTAATTCTGTCACCCCGTGCGGTGGTACCGTCCCACAACTGTGCAGGTTGGGATCGATCAATGGGGCCAGCGCGACCGGAGCCTCAACAATCGGATCGAGCGCCAGCCGCAATTCACGCACTGGTGCCAGGTCGGGTCGAAACCCGGTACAAACCACAATCTCATCGACTGGCGGCAGAGTACGTTCGCCATCACGCACAATCAACCCATCGGCAGTACGCTGAACCTGATCGGTGTGCCAGCCCGTGACCAGACTCACCCGCCCCGAATCGACCAGTGCCCGTACCTGCTGGCCCAGTCGCCCCCGTTCCGCCAGCGCATCGGCCTCACCACCACCAAAAATCCGTTCGAGCGTAGTCGCATCACGCCGCACCACCCAGGTCACCTGGGTATCTGGGGCGGTCTTCCCGAGCCTGACCAGATCGAGCAGGGTATTGAACGCCGAATGCCCACTCCCGGCTACCAGCACTCGCCGGTTTGCGTAGCGCGCCCGATCCCGACCAAGCACATCGGGAATACCGTAAAAGATATTGTCGGCGGCGTCGCGTTCACCAGGCGCCGGTACCCCGGCTGCACCTAATGGATTGGGCGAGAGATAGGTACCCGAAGCATCGATCACGGCCCGTGCCAGCAACAACGACTCTTGCCCGTTATCGTCAACGATTGTCAACTGAAAGGGCACACGCTGGCGATCACGACCGCGCTGCCGGTCATGGCCACGACGGGCAACAGCCACGACCCGCCGGCGATAGCGAATATGCGGTGCAATCGCCGGCAGATCAGCCAGCGGCATCAGATAGTGCGCAACCAGTTCGGAACCGGTCGGAAATGTATCAGCCGACGGCATCTGCCAGCCGGCAGCAGAGAGCAGACGATTGGCTGCGGCGTCGACGCAATAGCGCCATGGCGTAAACATCTGCACGTGCCCCCAGCGTGAGACAGAAGCACCAGCCTGGTCACCGGCTTCCAGAACGATAAACGATGCACCACGTTCAGCGAGATGGGCAGCCGCAGCCAGACCAACCGGACCGGCACCGATAATCGCGATTGGGAGAGTCATGACGTGTCTTCCTTTCAGCTATTATATCGAAGATCATCGATATACAAACCACAAAAAAACGCCTCTCCATCACCCCATCCAGATCAAGCCTTATCCGGCGTAAGAGAGGCAAAAAACTGATCGATCAACAACCGCACTGTTGCCAGTGCATCCTGGCGAATCGCGTAATAAATCCACTGCCCGCGCCGCTCGCCCTCGATCAGACCACCATCGCGCAGCAATCGCAGGTGGTGCGAAACGGTTGGCTGCTTGACAGGAAGGGCCGCTTCAAGATCACAAACGCAGACGTGACCGGCATTGCGGGCCAGAATGGCCAGCAAGCGCAGACGGATCGGATGCGCAAGCAACGACAATGCATCGGCAAGCTGCGCAGCCTCAGCATCGCTGAGCGTGACCGTGATCGCCGGTGCACAGCAAGACATCACCTGCACGGCTGGTGTTTCCTGATCTGTAGGCTGTGCATTCATACTACCTCCCCGAAATCTTCGACACAGGTAGTATAGCAGTATATTGAAGATTGTCAATATACTGTGCGTGGTGATATTAGCGTAAAGCCTGCGTGCCAGAACTTCAGCTACTCTTAATATTTCCTTAACCAACGACATAGCGTCAGAACGCTATAATAAGACAGGTTGTGCGGTACAACAGAATGACGGCATTAAAGCATAAACACAGCCACGTATGCGATTATTGCGTATCATCTACTTCAGTTTGATCACGCTCCTGCTTGTTGCCTGCGGTACAGGTTTATCACCTACCGCACAGCCAGAAGCTACCCCTTCTCCAACCTCCGAAGCGCCGCTGCTCTCGCCCACAGCGGCGCTTCGCTTGCCGGATACCGATCTCGCCCGGCTTGCCGGCGAAATCAAGATCGACGGATCGAGTACCGTCTTTCCAATCACTGAACGGGTAGCAGTTGCATTCGGCGACCTGGCTCCTGATGTTACAATCCGCCTGGGAGTGAGCGGTACAGGGGGTGGATTTACCCGCTTTTGCGCCGGTGAGACCGACATCTCGAACGCTTCGCGGCCCATCAAGCAGAAAGAAATCGACGCCTGCGCGGCGTCTGGTATCACCTTTATCGAATTACCGGTCGCGTTCGATGGCCTGTCGGTGGTTGTGCATCCGCAAAACACCTGGGTCG
This genomic window from Chloroflexus aurantiacus J-10-fl contains:
- a CDS encoding MBL fold metallo-hydrolase, whose translation is MTTLNYPPSGLSVLEPAELYAELLAGQPLFILDVRNELEYARNRIRGRYPVPTLNIPYFAFIEDEESAVAQVPTDQLLTVICAKEGSSQYVAELLAARGIATRYLRGGFQAWLDFYDVRDVVNAGWGRIIQIIRPARGDLSYVIISAGEAAVVDPGRHIHLYQEVAAAADADITRVLLTHLAAGRLSGGAALAGERKALLAMHPYDALHPRTLSPAHLTYVPLLGGERVALGQLLIEAHWFPGHTPGHLVYRVISPMGDRFLLTGDALLLNGCGRTDLGGHAQEWTALLFRSLQEVLPTLVDDRTLILPSSFLSLAETRSDGVVAAPFAALRAQHPALQVDSAASLLPMVTTPSSELPAAVDTFWRVNLGLQPLTDEEALELEVEPSLCGLSGY
- the rpoD gene encoding RNA polymerase sigma factor RpoD, with amino-acid sequence MTQSQPETDRAAPAINPADLQALIAQGRQQGFVTFEDIQRLVPNPDESIELIDSIYAALAEAGVPVQEGDETALDDEPSSPATMDLDLDDELSDALLSDSVRLYLREIGQVPLLTAEQEKRLAQLIEQGQEAERKLATLPPDSPEAARLKQLKAKGEEARQQMAAANLRLVVSIAKRYRDRGLPLLDLIQEGSLGLLRAIEKFDYTKGYKFSTYATWWIKQALSRALADQSRLVRLPVHLGETLNRIQSARRQLTQSLGREPTDTELANHLGMSEEKLRELRRTAQDPVSLATPVGEEADSTLADFIPDPHALDADDAAASGMLRQQITAALDQLSERERRVLELRYGLVDGQPRTLEEVGKAFGVTRERVRQIEVKALRKLRHPRLGKLLKDYLDQI
- a CDS encoding biotin transporter BioY, with product MNQTLTTTGTLAQAVLPRRGWLAKAWVADTLLVVLGSLLVALSAQIRISLLPFSPVPITGQTFGVLLVGSLLGPRLGLLALLLYLLEGVIGLPFFAGGSSGYTHLVGATGGYLISFPLAAALCGWLADRGWDRRFMPAVAVMVLANLLIYAIGATWLGFFIGFENALLKGVLPFLPGDALKIVLAAIALPGGWQMVKWLRKGE
- a CDS encoding carboxylate-amine ligase — protein: MSVYNPNDADFAFTLGIEEEYQIVDPETRELRSYITQILEPGRTILREQIKPEMHQSIVEVGTRPCRTISEARAEIVRLRSAIAGLAARHNLRIVAAGTHPFSSWMQQEITPDERYHMVVGEMQDAALQLLIFGMHCHIGMPNNEVAIELMNVARYICPHLLALSTSSPFWMGRNTGFKSYRSVIFSTFPRTGIPPTFHSASEFERYVQLLVNTGCIDNGKKIWWDLRPHPFFGTLEFRVCDIATKVEECLALAATMQALIVKFYTMFEENTTFRVYRRALINENKWRAQRWGLDGKLIDFGKRKEVEAKALVHEIVELVDDVVDMLGSRREVEYLLKIVENGTSADRQLRVFAETNDLKAVVDNLMVETMEGVPAMAFEADVQSQAAHS
- a CDS encoding acyl-CoA dehydrogenase yields the protein MDVELTPEQQFIRQTVREFAEKEIAPKARYVDEHSAFPSETFAKMAQLGLMGLPFPEEYGGAGADSVSTAIAIEEVARCCGSTALAYAAHLGLGSAPIAMFGTEEQKRRFLVPAAKGEYLAAFGLTEPHAGSDAGATRTTARLVGDEWVINGQKMWITNAPIAGHIIVTAVTDPDLGKKGISAFIVPRGTPGLSFGKHEPKMGLRGSVSTAVMLDDVRVPRENLLGERGRGFIQFLQVLDGGRIGIGAMAIGLAQAAYEAAVAYARERTAFGKPIGAHQSVANMIANMAVDLAAARALVYGAARLKDAGRPYTREAAIAKLFASEASERICRDAIQVFGGYGYSQEYPVERLYRDTRLLTIGEGTSEILRGVIAHSVLGLRG
- a CDS encoding FAD-dependent oxidoreductase, whose protein sequence is MGRRVVVIGGGAAGMSAAAKARRTDPTLEIVVYERSGFVSYGACGFPYAIKGEIARVEDLIVRTPEQFARQGIQALVRHEVLEIDPDRQTVRVRDLRSEREFVDHWDDLVVTTGGQPGRPPLPGIDLAGVFALRQVEDALAIKEWLNEQRPRSGVIIGGGYIGLEMAEALAAHGISLTLIERLPQVLPAMDADLASQIEAELIRQGVDLRLNQTVQGLVGDERVRAVIAEGQTIPAEIVILAVGVKPGVALAQAAGIGLGPTGAIAVDDHQRTNLPQVWAAGDVAEAWHRVIQKPVWMPLGTTANKQGRVAGENLAGGDARFGGIVGTVAVKVFALEAAMSGLSLARAQAEGFAAEAVQATAGSRAHYMPGHQPITVSLVFDRNTRRLLGGQMVGREGVAKRIDTIAAALQAGWTIDDLAELDLSYAPPFAPVWDPILVAANLARK
- a CDS encoding MFS transporter is translated as MLLKRLHSGRIYYGWIMLLTVSITEVISWGILYYAYSVFILPMSRDLAVDQLVVATGYAVALLTNGLAAPLVGWWLDRAGSRWLMTAGSSLGCGLLVVWSQITTPGQLYLVMAGIGLASAAVLYEPAFAIVATWFRRERGRALQILTFFGAWASFVFIPLSGWLVDWLGWRSALIVLALILSLTIPPHALILRRRPADLGLEPDGVSQNPHLNHPPEPSLQWRAVVARSRFWLISLAFAISSFATVAMTVHLIPYLISRGEQLTFASAMAGLHGLMSLLGRLLIGPLGERWPRWLVTGGLFGLQMIGLAILTLSTHPIAVLVYVALFGAGAGTQTIMRAALIAEQYGVANYGVISGLQNALLTVARTVAPVGAGVLVGWIGYDGMAWCLIGLLGLGVLALVGSGNVT